In the genome of Photobacterium sp. TLY01, one region contains:
- the metG gene encoding methionine--tRNA ligase, with translation MAANPRKILVTCALPYANGSIHLGHMLEHIQADIWVRYQRLRGNEVHFICADDAHGTPIMLKAQQMGMEPEQMIAEVSKEHQADFAGFDISFDNYHSTHSEENRELSAFIYNELKKNGFITSRTISQLFDPEKEMFLPDRFVKGTCPKCKADDQYGDNCDNCGETYSPTDLINPKSAVSGATPVMKDSVHFFFDLPQFESMLKEWTKSGALQEETSNKMQEWFDGGLQQWDISRDAPYFGFEIPGETGKYFYVWLDAPIGYMGSFKNLCDKRGDLNFDEFWNKNSSTELYHFIGKDIVYFHSLFWPAMLDGAGLRKPSNVFVHGYVTVNGAKMSKSKGTFVKASTYLEHLDPECLRYYYAAKLNNRIDDLDLNLEDFSQRVNSDVVNKIVNLASRNAGFITKRFDGKLADTFAEPALYREFVAASDRIAELYENREFGRAIREITALADKANQYVDEKAPWVVAKEEGKDAELQSICSVGINLFRVLMTYLKPVMPKLAERVEGFLNETLTWDGIAQPLTGHEIAKFKALFNRIDSKHIEAMVEASKEDAAAEKAAVAKPAAGPLVEEPIADEIEFDDFAKVDLRIAKIISCESVPKADKLLKFQLDIGGETRQVFSGIKSAYNPEDLVGKLTVVVANLKPRKMKFGMSEGMILAAGPGGKDLWLLEPHDGAQPGMRVM, from the coding sequence ATGGCTGCAAACCCAAGAAAAATTCTGGTGACCTGCGCCCTACCGTACGCTAACGGTTCTATCCACCTTGGCCACATGCTTGAGCATATCCAGGCGGATATCTGGGTGCGCTATCAGCGCCTTCGCGGCAACGAAGTTCATTTCATCTGTGCAGACGACGCGCACGGTACGCCAATTATGCTGAAGGCCCAACAGATGGGGATGGAGCCTGAGCAAATGATTGCCGAAGTGAGCAAAGAGCACCAGGCGGATTTTGCTGGCTTCGATATCAGCTTTGATAACTACCACAGCACGCACTCTGAAGAGAACCGCGAGCTGTCTGCTTTCATCTATAACGAACTCAAGAAAAACGGCTTTATTACCAGCCGCACCATTTCTCAGCTGTTCGACCCAGAAAAAGAAATGTTTCTGCCGGACCGTTTCGTTAAAGGCACCTGCCCGAAATGTAAAGCGGACGATCAGTACGGTGATAATTGTGACAACTGTGGTGAAACCTACAGCCCGACTGACCTGATCAACCCGAAATCGGCAGTCTCCGGCGCCACGCCTGTCATGAAAGACTCAGTGCATTTCTTCTTCGACCTGCCTCAGTTTGAAAGCATGTTAAAAGAGTGGACCAAATCCGGTGCGCTGCAGGAAGAAACGTCCAATAAAATGCAGGAATGGTTCGATGGCGGACTGCAACAATGGGATATTTCCCGTGATGCACCTTACTTCGGCTTTGAAATTCCAGGCGAAACCGGCAAGTATTTTTATGTCTGGCTGGACGCGCCTATCGGTTACATGGGGTCATTTAAAAACCTGTGTGACAAGCGTGGTGATCTGAACTTTGATGAGTTCTGGAACAAAAACAGTTCCACAGAGCTTTACCACTTCATCGGGAAAGACATCGTGTATTTCCACAGCCTGTTCTGGCCAGCCATGCTGGATGGTGCGGGTCTGCGTAAACCGAGCAATGTCTTTGTTCACGGCTATGTCACGGTCAACGGCGCCAAAATGTCCAAGTCTAAGGGGACATTTGTCAAAGCCAGCACCTATCTGGAGCATTTGGATCCTGAGTGCCTGCGCTACTATTATGCCGCCAAACTGAACAACCGTATTGATGATCTGGACCTGAACCTGGAAGACTTCTCACAACGCGTCAACAGCGATGTTGTGAACAAGATTGTCAACCTGGCTTCCCGTAACGCAGGCTTCATCACTAAACGTTTCGACGGCAAACTGGCCGATACCTTCGCAGAACCTGCGCTGTACCGGGAATTTGTCGCAGCGTCTGATCGTATTGCCGAGTTATATGAAAACCGTGAATTTGGTCGTGCCATCCGCGAGATTACCGCTCTGGCTGACAAAGCCAACCAGTACGTCGATGAGAAAGCACCCTGGGTGGTGGCAAAGGAAGAAGGCAAAGATGCCGAGCTGCAGTCAATCTGCTCTGTCGGTATTAACCTGTTCCGTGTGCTGATGACTTACCTCAAACCTGTGATGCCAAAACTGGCAGAGCGCGTTGAAGGCTTCCTCAATGAAACCCTGACCTGGGATGGCATCGCACAGCCACTAACCGGCCATGAGATTGCCAAATTCAAAGCCCTGTTCAACCGAATCGACAGCAAACACATTGAAGCGATGGTTGAGGCGTCGAAAGAAGATGCCGCCGCCGAAAAAGCCGCGGTTGCCAAACCTGCCGCTGGTCCTCTGGTTGAGGAGCCCATCGCCGATGAAATCGAGTTTGATGACTTTGCAAAAGTGGATCTGCGTATTGCCAAGATCATCAGCTGTGAGTCTGTGCCAAAAGCAGACAAGCTGCTGAAATTCCAGCTCGATATCGGCGGTGAAACCCGTCAGGTTTTCTCTGGCATTAAATCTGCCTATAACCCGGAAGATCTGGTCGGCAAGCTGACGGTCGTCGTCGCCAACCTCAAACCGCGTAAAATGAAGTTCGGGATGTCGGAAGGCATGATCCTGGCGGCCGGCCCTGGTGGCAAAGATCTGTGGCTGCTGGAACCCCATGACGGTGCCCAGCCAGGCATGCGTGTCATGTAA
- a CDS encoding dicarboxylate/amino acid:cation symporter, with the protein MKTQNKKLSLTARVILGMVLGILTGFIIRSLFADTAFVQDYIVNGLFEVGGSIFIASLKMLVVPLVFVSLVCGTSTLSDISTLGRLGGKTLAFYLTTTAVAITLALTMGTLFKPGEGADLAAATSFAAKEAPSLGEVIIGMFPTNPINSMAQGNTLQIIVFAILFGIAISAAGKAGERIASVFADLNEVIMKLVALLMHIAPYGVFFLMAKLFTGLGLDAIYNLMGYFLVLSCTLILHAVFTYGLMLKMFSGLSPFVFFKKMEDAIMFAFSTASSNATIPVTMETATKRLGVSNKVASFTVPLGATINMDGTAIMQGVATAFIAQAFNIDLTMGDYMAVIMTATLASIGTAGVPGVGLIMLAMVLNQVGLPVEGIAIIMGVDRLLDMIRTAVNITGDSVVTCIVGKSENEMDISRFNDPKAGEEDEEVHLHKA; encoded by the coding sequence ATGAAAACCCAAAACAAAAAACTGTCCCTGACCGCCCGAGTCATCCTCGGTATGGTACTGGGTATTTTGACTGGATTTATCATCCGCTCGCTTTTCGCTGACACGGCATTTGTTCAAGACTACATAGTTAACGGCCTGTTCGAAGTAGGCGGCTCAATCTTCATTGCCAGCCTGAAGATGCTGGTTGTGCCACTCGTTTTTGTCTCACTGGTGTGTGGTACCAGCACCCTGAGCGATATCAGCACCCTTGGCCGTCTTGGCGGTAAAACGCTGGCTTTCTATCTCACCACGACAGCTGTGGCTATTACGCTTGCCCTCACCATGGGTACGCTGTTTAAACCTGGTGAAGGTGCAGATCTGGCGGCCGCGACCTCATTTGCGGCCAAAGAAGCCCCTTCACTGGGTGAAGTGATCATTGGCATGTTCCCGACCAACCCGATCAATTCCATGGCGCAGGGCAATACACTGCAAATCATTGTCTTTGCCATACTGTTCGGTATTGCCATCAGTGCGGCGGGTAAAGCAGGTGAACGTATTGCCAGTGTCTTTGCCGATCTGAACGAAGTGATCATGAAGCTGGTCGCCTTGCTGATGCACATCGCGCCATACGGCGTGTTCTTCCTGATGGCAAAACTGTTCACCGGCCTGGGTCTGGATGCGATCTATAACCTGATGGGTTACTTCCTGGTGCTGAGCTGCACCCTGATCCTGCACGCCGTGTTCACTTACGGCCTGATGCTGAAAATGTTCTCGGGACTGAGCCCATTCGTTTTCTTCAAGAAAATGGAAGATGCGATCATGTTCGCCTTCTCCACCGCTTCTTCAAATGCCACCATCCCGGTGACCATGGAAACGGCGACCAAGCGTCTGGGTGTCAGCAATAAAGTCGCTTCGTTCACTGTCCCATTGGGCGCGACCATCAACATGGATGGCACCGCCATCATGCAGGGTGTGGCCACGGCCTTTATTGCGCAGGCTTTCAATATCGACCTGACCATGGGCGATTACATGGCCGTGATCATGACAGCGACACTGGCCTCAATCGGTACCGCCGGTGTGCCTGGCGTCGGGCTGATCATGCTGGCGATGGTCTTGAATCAGGTCGGTCTGCCGGTAGAAGGTATTGCGATTATCATGGGTGTTGACCGCCTGCTGGATATGATTCGCACTGCCGTTAACATTACAGGCGACAGCGTGGTCACCTGTATTGTGGGTAAGTCAGAAAACGAAATGGACATCAGCCGCTTTAACGATCCTAAAGCGGGTGAAGAAGACGAAGAAGTGCATTTGCACAAAGCTTAA
- a CDS encoding HAD family phosphatase, translating to MIRATRFLLLLWLNAVIVPVVFAAADPLPSWNDTATKQQVMQFVQQTTEENSPQFVPVEERIAVFDNDGTLWAEQPAYFQLFYAIDRVKDEADKHPEWKTEEPFASLLKGDMEGVKKSGMEGVMKLVMATHANMTTDQFSQSVDQWMKTAKHPATEKLFTQMVYQPMIELLGYLRSNGYKTYIVSGGGVEFMRAWAPQVYGIPPEQIIGSSIKTEYKYIDGKPVISRLPEIDFVDDKEGKPVNIQKIIGRRPVIAVGNSDGDLAMLQWTKAGEGARMSVLVHHTDAEREWAYDKESSVGRLDKALPVAEKEQWIVVDMKQDWNRVFPQ from the coding sequence ATGATTCGAGCAACAAGGTTTTTGCTTTTGCTATGGCTGAATGCCGTCATTGTGCCTGTTGTATTTGCGGCCGCCGATCCGCTTCCGTCCTGGAATGACACGGCGACCAAGCAACAGGTGATGCAGTTTGTCCAGCAGACCACTGAGGAAAACTCCCCCCAATTTGTACCCGTCGAGGAGCGGATTGCTGTTTTTGATAATGATGGCACCTTGTGGGCAGAACAACCGGCGTACTTTCAGCTGTTTTACGCAATTGACAGAGTGAAAGATGAGGCAGACAAACACCCTGAGTGGAAAACGGAAGAGCCCTTTGCCTCCCTTCTGAAGGGAGACATGGAAGGAGTAAAAAAATCAGGGATGGAAGGCGTGATGAAACTGGTGATGGCAACTCATGCCAATATGACGACCGATCAGTTTTCGCAGTCGGTTGATCAATGGATGAAAACGGCCAAACATCCGGCGACAGAAAAGCTGTTCACGCAAATGGTTTATCAGCCCATGATTGAGTTGCTCGGGTATCTTAGAAGCAATGGCTATAAAACTTATATTGTGTCTGGTGGCGGTGTGGAATTCATGCGGGCCTGGGCACCTCAGGTCTATGGAATTCCTCCCGAGCAAATCATTGGCTCCAGTATCAAGACGGAATATAAGTATATTGATGGTAAACCTGTCATTTCACGCCTGCCTGAAATAGATTTTGTCGATGACAAAGAAGGCAAACCCGTAAATATTCAGAAAATCATTGGCCGGCGGCCTGTGATAGCTGTCGGTAACTCAGATGGTGACCTGGCCATGCTGCAATGGACCAAAGCCGGAGAGGGAGCGCGAATGTCTGTGCTGGTACATCACACAGATGCCGAGCGGGAATGGGCTTACGATAAAGAGTCATCGGTAGGCCGGCTGGACAAAGCATTACCCGTGGCTGAAAAAGAGCAGTGGATCGTGGTCGATATGAAGCAAGACTGGAACCGGGTATTTCCTCAATAA
- a CDS encoding VWA domain-containing protein, with product MMDMSDLTLLLTQFRFIRPEWLLLLLPFGYLFYVQWKSQEAGSQWQKNLPEHLRKALTVGGSGWRRQLPLLILLLTSALVILVCAGPTWKKQPSPFHEDRTPLIVLMDTSQAMLEKDVAPDRLTRAKQKVEDLLAIRAGGENALIAYAATAHIAMPLTRDIAVFKPMLEALSPEIMPKEGKNAASAISQIQQQLQRRDIPGIVLLITNDVSAQSISQFHDYFSQHKHQLLVLAAGDNTRTSDLPLNMNHLNALVDMSNADLHALTVDNTDVEWIKRKVENHAALNASTHQPWQDMGYYLLFPVALLLLLWFRRGWLVQWSVAALAIFTLLAVPESAYAESVHQVNPASEKSEAPEPDVGERLKQFWLDLWLTPDQQGQWYFRRGDYLEAAEHFADPLWKGVAYYYASQFNAAHTVFMQSSEEVMQFNAANALAHQREYVAARKLLRELVKTYPDNAAMQHNLQVIEGIIEEINQFSESQSGGENANEGSVELGDEPQTADGADEQTNTQVMIQDKLTAEQLLGDEAIANKWLERVEADPKMFLRSKFSIQYQQAQEQ from the coding sequence ATGATGGATATGTCAGATTTAACCCTGCTGCTGACCCAGTTCCGTTTCATACGTCCGGAATGGTTATTGCTGCTGTTGCCCTTTGGCTATCTGTTCTACGTTCAGTGGAAGAGTCAGGAAGCAGGCAGCCAGTGGCAGAAAAATCTGCCTGAACACTTGCGAAAAGCCTTAACTGTCGGTGGTTCCGGCTGGCGCAGGCAATTGCCGTTACTGATCCTGCTACTGACTTCAGCACTGGTGATTCTGGTGTGTGCCGGGCCGACCTGGAAAAAGCAGCCATCCCCTTTTCATGAAGACAGAACGCCGCTTATTGTTTTGATGGACACCAGCCAGGCCATGCTGGAAAAGGATGTCGCGCCGGACCGGCTCACCCGGGCTAAACAGAAAGTGGAAGACTTGCTGGCGATTCGGGCCGGGGGGGAGAATGCCTTGATTGCCTATGCTGCGACAGCGCATATTGCGATGCCGCTGACCCGCGATATCGCGGTTTTTAAACCTATGCTCGAAGCCCTGTCGCCGGAAATCATGCCCAAGGAAGGGAAGAATGCCGCATCGGCCATCTCACAGATCCAGCAGCAACTGCAGCGCCGTGATATTCCGGGTATTGTGTTACTGATTACCAACGATGTATCGGCACAGAGTATCAGCCAGTTCCATGACTATTTTTCCCAGCATAAGCATCAGTTGCTGGTATTAGCAGCAGGAGATAACACCCGAACCAGCGATTTGCCGCTCAACATGAATCACCTTAATGCGCTGGTTGATATGAGCAATGCAGATTTACATGCCCTGACGGTGGATAACACAGATGTGGAATGGATTAAGCGCAAAGTTGAAAATCATGCGGCACTGAATGCCAGTACGCATCAGCCTTGGCAGGACATGGGGTATTACTTGTTGTTTCCTGTTGCATTGTTGCTGCTGCTTTGGTTTCGACGAGGCTGGCTGGTTCAGTGGAGCGTGGCTGCACTGGCCATCTTTACTTTGTTGGCAGTACCTGAGTCGGCTTATGCTGAGAGTGTCCATCAGGTGAATCCGGCCAGCGAGAAGTCAGAAGCCCCTGAACCGGATGTTGGCGAGCGGCTCAAGCAGTTTTGGCTGGATCTCTGGCTGACCCCGGATCAGCAGGGGCAGTGGTATTTCCGGCGGGGTGATTATCTTGAGGCGGCTGAACATTTTGCTGATCCGCTATGGAAAGGGGTCGCGTATTATTATGCGTCTCAGTTTAATGCCGCGCATACGGTCTTCATGCAAAGCAGTGAAGAGGTTATGCAGTTCAATGCCGCCAATGCGCTGGCCCATCAGCGCGAGTATGTCGCGGCACGTAAACTGTTGCGCGAACTGGTCAAGACCTATCCGGATAATGCCGCGATGCAGCATAACCTACAGGTGATCGAGGGCATTATCGAAGAAATTAACCAGTTCAGTGAAAGCCAGTCCGGTGGTGAAAATGCCAATGAAGGGTCTGTCGAGTTGGGTGACGAGCCTCAGACGGCAGACGGCGCGGATGAGCAGACCAATACTCAGGTCATGATTCAGGACAAACTGACCGCTGAGCAACTGCTGGGTGATGAAGCGATCGCCAACAAATGGCTGGAGCGGGTAGAGGCGGATCCGAAAATGTTTCTGCGCTCTAAATTTTCGATTCAGTATCAACAAGCTCAGGAGCAATAA
- a CDS encoding VWA domain-containing protein translates to MNIELTYPWALLLLPLPLLVYWLTPGYKTRRTAIKVPFFDALVEALDEKPERGASILRPAFWQRALLTVSWGLVVLALSKPMLLGKPQQRQEFGRDVMVAVDLSDSMNTEDFTSAAGDKLSRLNAAKQVLANFAAKRQGDRLGLILFGDAAFVQAPFTADHQAWLALLAEAQTPMAGLSTHMGDAIGLAIKVLLEDNPQPGESSKEKLAIVLTDGNDTDSYVAPEDAAKLAKARGVKIHMIAMGDPQTVGETAIDMETINSVAETTGGKAFQALNSQELNQAYDTINELEPQLYQSTYYQPKYSLHPYLLMVVSFLYLVAFSLATWRRSRKDREAA, encoded by the coding sequence ATGAACATTGAGCTGACGTACCCCTGGGCGTTGTTATTGCTGCCGTTGCCCCTGTTGGTGTACTGGCTGACGCCTGGCTACAAAACGCGCCGCACGGCGATTAAGGTACCGTTTTTTGATGCCTTGGTTGAGGCTTTGGATGAGAAACCGGAGCGGGGCGCCAGTATTCTGCGGCCTGCTTTCTGGCAGCGAGCCTTGCTGACCGTGTCCTGGGGGCTGGTGGTTCTGGCACTGTCCAAGCCCATGCTGCTGGGCAAACCGCAGCAACGTCAGGAATTTGGCCGGGATGTGATGGTGGCGGTTGATTTGTCTGACTCGATGAATACCGAAGATTTCACCTCGGCGGCCGGCGACAAGCTGTCGCGCCTGAATGCAGCGAAGCAAGTGCTCGCCAATTTTGCAGCAAAACGTCAGGGCGACAGATTAGGGCTGATTCTTTTTGGCGATGCTGCTTTCGTGCAGGCCCCCTTTACCGCCGACCATCAGGCCTGGCTGGCATTGCTCGCTGAAGCGCAGACACCCATGGCCGGTTTGAGTACCCACATGGGGGATGCTATTGGTCTGGCGATCAAGGTCTTGCTGGAAGACAACCCGCAGCCAGGAGAATCATCCAAAGAGAAGCTGGCGATCGTGCTAACCGACGGAAATGATACTGACAGCTATGTCGCCCCCGAGGATGCGGCCAAGCTGGCCAAAGCACGCGGGGTGAAAATCCACATGATTGCCATGGGTGACCCGCAGACGGTCGGAGAGACTGCCATTGATATGGAGACCATTAATAGCGTCGCGGAAACGACAGGCGGAAAGGCGTTTCAGGCATTGAACAGCCAGGAGCTGAATCAGGCTTACGACACCATTAATGAACTGGAACCTCAGCTATATCAAAGTACTTACTACCAGCCCAAATATTCACTGCATCCTTATTTGCTGATGGTTGTGAGCTTCTTGTATCTGGTGGCTTTCAGCCTTGCTACCTGGCGGCGCAGCCGGAAAGATCGGGAGGCAGCATGA
- a CDS encoding DUF4381 domain-containing protein encodes MTQPAPPSSYILKDLIEIALPDAVSWWPQTLGWQILGVLVLVFLLLWAFYRYRLYRFNRYRREALKAIATIEQSCGQSASQSVMSDVFLVLKVAAAHVEPSLASHLDRQFLRYLDTSASLAEGFDSPAGQRWLDGLVQPGFTLSDSQTQQLLTLASRWVKHHCNPNQPGLVWRRNEH; translated from the coding sequence ATGACGCAGCCAGCCCCTCCTTCTTCTTACATTTTGAAAGATTTGATTGAAATTGCCCTGCCGGACGCCGTGAGTTGGTGGCCTCAGACACTTGGCTGGCAGATATTGGGTGTTCTGGTTTTGGTATTTCTGCTGTTGTGGGCTTTTTACCGGTATCGCCTGTATCGTTTTAACCGTTACCGTCGTGAAGCCCTGAAGGCGATTGCAACAATAGAGCAAAGTTGCGGACAGAGTGCTTCCCAGTCCGTCATGAGTGATGTATTTCTGGTACTGAAAGTGGCCGCGGCACATGTTGAGCCTTCACTGGCGTCACACCTTGACCGGCAGTTTCTGCGCTACCTGGACACCAGTGCTTCTCTGGCAGAAGGGTTTGATTCTCCGGCAGGGCAGCGCTGGCTGGATGGCCTGGTGCAACCGGGTTTCACGCTCAGTGACAGCCAGACGCAGCAATTACTGACTCTGGCCAGCCGCTGGGTGAAGCATCACTGTAACCCCAATCAGCCCGGACTGGTCTGGAGGCGAAATGAACATTGA
- a CDS encoding DUF58 domain-containing protein yields the protein MAEPSLDARLYCQPARLAALQAQATQLSSPSLLKIHSILAGRHSSNFRGRGLNFEELRHYRKGDDIRQLDWRVTLRTGEPYVRVYTEEKDHHVTLCVDQRASMFFSSVDTMKSVVAAEIAALIGWSVVKKNDRVGLAIFGEERLTDPRPTRTQSEFLAQLHRLCEVNQSLSVASSRSGQNQLDAMLTRLMERKERNALVVILSDFYQCNAACIQKLQHLQRRGHVLCIAINDPLEQSFASEQAWVVSDGDLQMNIEPGQKSQAVDRHLTALYQARKDTLSKIMAMKHLPFIELDTSGSHIRQFRQALENA from the coding sequence ATGGCTGAGCCCTCGCTGGATGCACGCTTGTACTGTCAACCTGCCAGACTGGCGGCGTTGCAGGCGCAGGCCACGCAGTTATCGTCCCCTTCATTGTTGAAAATTCACAGTATTCTGGCCGGGCGGCACAGCTCTAACTTTCGCGGCCGGGGTCTGAACTTTGAAGAGTTGCGTCACTACCGAAAAGGCGACGACATTCGTCAGCTGGACTGGCGGGTAACGTTGCGCACCGGTGAGCCCTATGTGCGGGTGTACACCGAAGAGAAAGATCATCATGTTACTTTATGTGTTGATCAGCGTGCCAGCATGTTTTTTTCTTCTGTCGATACCATGAAATCGGTTGTAGCGGCGGAAATCGCGGCTTTAATTGGCTGGTCTGTGGTGAAAAAGAACGATCGGGTCGGGCTGGCCATTTTCGGCGAAGAGCGGCTGACAGACCCGCGGCCAACCCGAACGCAATCAGAATTTCTGGCTCAGCTTCACCGGCTTTGCGAAGTCAACCAGTCACTGAGTGTGGCTTCGTCTAGGTCTGGACAAAACCAGCTTGATGCCATGCTTACGCGGTTGATGGAGCGAAAAGAGCGTAATGCGCTGGTGGTTATCCTCAGTGATTTCTATCAGTGCAATGCGGCCTGTATTCAAAAATTGCAGCATCTTCAGCGGCGTGGTCATGTGTTGTGTATTGCGATTAACGACCCGCTCGAGCAGTCTTTTGCTTCTGAGCAAGCCTGGGTCGTGTCAGACGGGGATTTGCAGATGAACATTGAACCTGGTCAAAAAAGTCAGGCAGTAGACAGACATCTTACCGCCTTGTATCAGGCAAGGAAGGACACGCTGAGTAAGATCATGGCAATGAAGCATTTGCCATTTATTGAGCTGGACACCTCAGGCAGTCATATTCGCCAATTCCGGCAGGCACTGGAGAATGCATAA
- a CDS encoding MoxR family ATPase, whose product MNAAQQAMNLLLEKIDQSVIGQHHVARSIVIGLITNGHILLEGLPGTAKTRSVKALAGMMNARFGRVQFTPDLLPSDVTGTDMYQEDADGKPQLTFQPGPIFNNILLADEINRAPAKVQAALLEAMAEGTVTVGDSSRKLPEPFIVLATQNPIEQEGTYPLPEAQVDRFMLKVTVDYPEDDAELDIVRLVRAEEKSQGKMAAEQTSAEERIDPQLVLDARNQLAEIHVSEVVERYIVNLVMATRHPDRYPDTKLSEWIEVGSSPRASIALDKCARACAWLAGRDHVEPDDVRMMAKPVLGHRLNLGYSAAADGVTKNDVIQLLLDHVLIG is encoded by the coding sequence GTGAATGCTGCACAACAGGCAATGAATCTGCTGCTGGAAAAAATTGATCAATCCGTGATTGGACAACACCATGTTGCCCGTTCGATTGTTATCGGTTTGATTACTAATGGCCATATCTTGTTGGAAGGCTTACCTGGCACGGCAAAAACCCGTTCAGTGAAAGCGCTTGCCGGAATGATGAACGCCAGATTTGGCCGGGTGCAGTTCACGCCGGATCTCTTGCCGTCTGATGTGACGGGCACAGACATGTACCAGGAGGACGCCGACGGTAAACCTCAGCTGACTTTTCAGCCCGGTCCCATTTTTAACAACATTTTGCTGGCCGATGAAATTAACCGGGCCCCTGCCAAGGTGCAGGCTGCTTTGCTGGAAGCCATGGCAGAAGGCACAGTGACGGTCGGAGACAGCAGTCGCAAGCTTCCTGAACCTTTCATTGTGTTAGCTACTCAAAACCCGATTGAGCAGGAAGGTACTTATCCGCTGCCGGAAGCGCAGGTGGACCGTTTCATGCTCAAAGTCACCGTCGACTATCCGGAAGATGACGCTGAGTTAGATATTGTCCGTCTGGTGCGCGCGGAAGAGAAGTCACAGGGCAAAATGGCTGCGGAGCAAACCTCTGCTGAGGAACGCATCGATCCGCAATTGGTGCTCGATGCCCGGAACCAGCTGGCCGAGATTCATGTGTCTGAAGTGGTGGAGCGCTACATAGTCAATCTGGTGATGGCAACCCGCCACCCGGATCGTTACCCCGACACGAAACTGAGCGAGTGGATCGAAGTCGGTTCCAGTCCGCGAGCCTCTATCGCGCTGGACAAATGTGCACGTGCCTGTGCCTGGCTGGCCGGACGGGATCATGTTGAGCCCGATGATGTGCGGATGATGGCAAAACCGGTGTTGGGGCACAGGCTGAATCTGGGTTACAGCGCCGCGGCTGACGGAGTGACAAAGAACGATGTCATCCAGCTATTACTTGATCATGTGCTGATTGGGTAG